ATGCGGTTGTTCTGGAAGATTATGCCAAAGGAGTACTGGACCAGGAAATTTCACAGGCGATTGTCGATGCGGCCAACCATTATGGCGTGTTTTCGTTGCTGGACCCGAATCCACGCAATCACATGCGAGTTGAAAAACTTACGGTCCTGAAGCCTAACTGCCGTGAGTTATGGGCTTTAGGCGGCGTACTTCCGAGCAACAATCGGGCAGATTTAGTTAGGGCTGCTTCGACAATCATGCAGGATTGGGAGATTGAGAACCTTGTTCTCACTTTAGCGCAAGACGGCATACTGCTATTTTCCCGGACCGGAGATCCGGCTGGCTCGGCCTTACCGGCCGTCGCGCGAGAGGTATATGATGTTTCCGGCGCTGGAGATACCGTAATTGCGGTTATCGCAATGGCTTTGGCGGCACATGCAGAAATACGTGAGGCGGTGTTGCTGGGAAATCTTGCCGCCGGGATTGCCGTCGGCAAACTTGGAACGTCTACTGTTTCAAGTTTGGAAATACAGCAGGAACTGGCAAAGAATAATTTATCCTGAAAGATGAATTGAATATGAAACGCGCATTGATTACCGGCATAACGGGCCAGGACGGCTCGTATCTG
This DNA window, taken from Victivallis lenta, encodes the following:
- a CDS encoding bifunctional heptose 7-phosphate kinase/heptose 1-phosphate adenyltransferase, producing the protein MNMMMECFPQKLSGILGNMTGKRIAVIGDIILDRYIRGSVERISPEAPIPIVQAQETFVRLGGAANVMQNVIALGGAAFAFGIVGDDDAGHEVISQLCRNKIECSGVITAVTRETTVKTRILSGSQQLLRIDKENTSPINDDQKELLIVRLTRLLADNQIDAVVLEDYAKGVLDQEISQAIVDAANHYGVFSLLDPNPRNHMRVEKLTVLKPNCRELWALGGVLPSNNRADLVRAASTIMQDWEIENLVLTLAQDGILLFSRTGDPAGSALPAVAREVYDVSGAGDTVIAVIAMALAAHAEIREAVLLGNLAAGIAVGKLGTSTVSSLEIQQELAKNNLS